The genomic window GCGACGACCTGAGCCGTGATGGTTGCGAACGAGTGCGGTGGGAGCGTGACGCGAAGACCCGTCGGTGTGACGTCGAGACCCGTGAGCGGTCGCGGTGACACGGCGTCGGTCTCACCGGGACGGTTGTGGGCGTCGGGCCGCGCAGCGGTGAGCAGCCGGCCGTGCGGCTCGACCACGGACCCGCCACGGACGTCGACCTCGATGACGAGTGGAGCATCGAGGTCGACGTTCGTCAACGAGCATTGGAGGACGCCGTCCTTGACGCTCGCCGAGGCGGAGACGGTCGGGATGCCACCCGCGTGTGCGGCGTCGGCGTCGCGGACCGGCCCGACCACGTGCGTCGGGAGGGACGTGGCGTCCTGGTGCGGGCTGTTCATCTCGAAGACGTGGAAGGTGGGCGTCCGGACCATCTCGCCGCCGTCGGGATCGGTCAGGAGCATCGCCTGCAGGACGTTGACCGTCTGCGCGATGTTGGCCATGCGCAGCCGGCCCGCGAATCGGTGGAACACGTCGAAGTGCCAGGCGGCGACCATGGCGTCGCGGATGGTGTTCTGCTGGAACAGATGCCCGGGGTGCGTGCCCGGCTCGACGTCCCACCAGGTGCCCCACTCGTCGAGCACCATGCCGAACCGTTCCTCCGGGTCGTACACGTCCATGACGGCGGCGTGCGACGACAGCAGCTGCTCGACGCCCTGTGCTGCGGTGATCGTGCTCCAGTACTCCGCGGCGTCGAACCCGGTCGCGCTGCCCTTCGCCTTCCAGCTGCCGCCGATCGTGTAGTAATGCACCGAGACGGCTTCCCAGGGGGTCGCCGAGAACGGGTGGGTGGCCACGTCGGCGACGACCTCCATCAGCGTCTTGGTCCAGGCCACGTCGAACCCGTCGGCGCCGGCGGCGACCCGGTAGAGCGGGACCTTCCCGCCGCTCTCGCAGAAGGTACCGAATCGGCGTGCCAGGTCCGCGTACGCGCCGGCCCGCAGGTTGCCACCGCACCCCCAGGGCTCGTTTCCCAGCCCCCAGAACGGGACGTCCCAGGGCTCCTCCCGGCCGTTCGCGCGACGCAACTCGGCCATCGGGGTCTCCCCGGCACCGGTCAGGTACTCGATCCAGTCGGCCATCTCCTGCACCGTGCCTGAACCGAGGTTGCCCGAGACGTAGGCGTCGGCACCGAGGAGCTCGCACAGCTCCATGAACTCGTGGGTGCCGAACGCGTTGGTCTCGCTCGTCCCGCCCCATTGCGTGTTGACGAGCTTCGGGCGGTCCTCGCGAGGTCCGATGCCGCTCGTCCAGTGGTAGCGGTCCGCGAAGCAGCCGCCCGGCCAGCGGAGGTTCGGGATGCGCAGTTCGCGGAGCGCCTCCACGACGTCGAGCCGGATGCCGCCGATGTTCGGCACGGGCGAGTCCTCGCCGACCCAGAAGCCGTCGTAGATGCCGCGTCCGAGGTGTTCCGCGAAGTGGCCGTAGACGTGTCGGCTGATCGTGGGTCCTGGCCGGTCGAGGTCGACGGTGACGGTCGCAGTGGAGTCCATGGGTGATGTGGTCCTGTTCTGTGCAGCGGGTCGTGGGTCAGACGGCGGTCACGAGGATCGTGATCGCGCGGTCGGGCTGGAAGGTGGGGAGGTCGAGGCCGATCACGGCCAGCTGGCCACCGCTCAGCACGGGCGCGGCCGCGAGCGTGGCCGGGTCGGCGTCGAGTGGCGGCGCATCCCGGAGCCACTGGGGGATCACCCAGCGGGGGCCGAGGGAGTCGTCCTGCGCGACGGCGAGGCGGTAGTGACCGTCCGGGCGGAGTCCGGGCAGGCGGACCCGCCGACGGGTGTCGGCCGACCGCGGGGGAGTCACGAGCGTGTACAGCGCGGTGGTGCCGTCCTCCGCGACGACCCCGCGCAGGGTCGGAGCGTCGTCGTCCCACTCACCGTCGCCG from Plantibacter flavus includes these protein-coding regions:
- a CDS encoding alpha-N-arabinofuranosidase, which translates into the protein MDSTATVTVDLDRPGPTISRHVYGHFAEHLGRGIYDGFWVGEDSPVPNIGGIRLDVVEALRELRIPNLRWPGGCFADRYHWTSGIGPREDRPKLVNTQWGGTSETNAFGTHEFMELCELLGADAYVSGNLGSGTVQEMADWIEYLTGAGETPMAELRRANGREEPWDVPFWGLGNEPWGCGGNLRAGAYADLARRFGTFCESGGKVPLYRVAAGADGFDVAWTKTLMEVVADVATHPFSATPWEAVSVHYYTIGGSWKAKGSATGFDAAEYWSTITAAQGVEQLLSSHAAVMDVYDPEERFGMVLDEWGTWWDVEPGTHPGHLFQQNTIRDAMVAAWHFDVFHRFAGRLRMANIAQTVNVLQAMLLTDPDGGEMVRTPTFHVFEMNSPHQDATSLPTHVVGPVRDADAAHAGGIPTVSASASVKDGVLQCSLTNVDLDAPLVIEVDVRGGSVVEPHGRLLTAARPDAHNRPGETDAVSPRPLTGLDVTPTGLRVTLPPHSFATITAQVVAP